The Sphingobacterium lactis sequence GGCGTTTACGACACAAAAAAAGATTTTAAAATTCGCTTTGTTTGTATTCAATTTGTATATTTATGATATCTTAGAGAATTAATTAAGAAAAACTAAAATTATATTAATTAAAAAATGGAAAACTACACTAAATTAAAAGAGCTAGTAGCTTCAATCGAAGCAGATGCAGAAAAATTCTTCAACAACGGTAACTCCGCTGCAGGAACTCGCGTTCGTAAAGGCTTACAAGAAATCAAAACTTTGGCGCAAGACATTCGTAACGAAGTAACTGCAAAGAAAAACGACGTAAAGAAATAATTCTTTTACGTTTAACGTATAAAAGCCCGATTCACTTGAATCGGGCTTTTTTGTTTCAGTTAAGCAGGTGTGCAGCTGAAGAATCACACCGATACTGGTTCCTACTGACCACAAGTGATACATTAGGCACATTTG is a genomic window containing:
- a CDS encoding histone H1; the encoded protein is MENYTKLKELVASIEADAEKFFNNGNSAAGTRVRKGLQEIKTLAQDIRNEVTAKKNDVKK